The stretch of DNA CCTCTAGTACTATTAGGAACGTAGCATTGTTCAGAACTGTTctactaaaatattttaaatgatcttTAATTAGCATCATAATGAAACTGTTTATTTCTGTTGTTTTGTCTGGATTTCAGGGTATGGCGACGACTGCCATACCCTGCATACCATGCATTTATATTATTACTCCATACTTACCAAAAAAGCCAGTCAATTGTTGACGTACTTACCGCAGCAACGGGGCAAAGCGCTCAAAGTAAGGCGGAACGGAAATATAGCAGAACTTGTTTCCACGTTCAGTCGGACTTGTTATTGTaaagcacacatacacacagcaGCAAGCATGGATGAGAGTGCGCAGCGTGTATTGGAGTATCTGACAGAGGTAGAAGTGGCTGCAGAAGATATACTTGCAGACAGACAACAGGTGATGagtttaatgattttaaaaaaatcatgctGGGAGACAAGAGTTTAATTTGATAATGTTTACAGATTGTGGATCTGGATCTGCGTAGAAACAGGAACCGAGAAGCACTCAATGCTTTACGAAACCATTCAACAAACGGCAAGTCTAAACTATGTTGTACTTTTCATAAGGACTGTTCTGTGCACTTAGAATATCTACAtcacatatttatgaatatgcATTTGCATTATGTGAATTGTTTTGTGTCCTTGTAGTCAGATGCTAACTGTATTTCATTCCTTCGGAATTTGCACTCAGCGGTGACCATTtttaatgcaatataatattttaatctaGAAAATGTTAAGG from Paramisgurnus dabryanus chromosome 14, PD_genome_1.1, whole genome shotgun sequence encodes:
- the pdrg1 gene encoding p53 and DNA damage-regulated protein 1 isoform X2; translation: MHLYYYSILTKKASQLLTYLPQQRGKALKVRRNGNIAELVSTFSRTCYCKAHIHTAASMDESAQRVLEYLTEVEVAAEDILADRQQIVDLDLRRNRNREALNALRNHSTNENVKVCFGNMFIKFSQENSTSMILKDQEQLDKEINDLRKCLKAKVSLNSEDTAFLL